From a single Brassica oleracea var. oleracea cultivar TO1000 chromosome C5, BOL, whole genome shotgun sequence genomic region:
- the LOC106294420 gene encoding protein VASCULAR ASSOCIATED DEATH 1, chloroplastic isoform X2 — protein MAMLSTPETVMNMDGSASASASASASPEVVVSDPSPSSPDGSRSSGSPDRTSSPSPSRGGENQSEVISRSEEYRQLFRLPADEVLVQDFNCACQESILLQGHMYLFIHYICFYSNIFGYETKKIIPFADISCVKRAKTAGIFPNAIEILAGGKKYFFASFLSRDEAFKLIHDGWVEYGCAVKSQAQIQVNDGVVQSTLDLASELDSPSRDETPRLSGSSSVPVITQNGVSPSSVNLQRHTEPLVDSVASSSTNILNSKPEDLNAPKLSSDFTKVAEAKFPIPVEEFFRLFFSDAAVSFVESFHKNCGDKEFRCSSWEPHEKLGHTRNVSFQHPIKIYFGAKFGGCQESQKFRMYRDSHLVIETSQEITDVPYADYFTVEGVWDVKRDCKDSIEGSILDVYVNLAFSKRTVWKGKIVQSTLEECREAYAAWIRMAHELLKQKKLENQEGIKLSEDGAVSSASEERVSECEEQRVEIARGRGGGVVNILRESLMNVTSFVKRQSSTKQALVIAFAVILLMQVTIVVLLKRGPEQVQMGSEYYSSYDKSGIGESVGWLEKRMHFLREEMIMVEDRLQRMRQDHAALKAQLHQLERLLLRHQQ, from the exons ATGGCGATGCTTTCTACTCCGGAGACGGTCATGAACATGGACGGATCTGCATCTGCATCTGCATCTGCATCTGCTTCTCCGGAGGTGGTCGTTTCCGATCCCTCACCATCGTCCCCCGACGGATCGCGCTCTAGCGGCTCACCTGATCGCACCTCTTCTCCAAGCCCTAGTCGTGGTGGTGAAAATCAG TCTGAAGTCATATCGAGGAGTGAAGAGTATCGGCAATTATTTCGGCTCCCAGCTGACGAA GTCCTTGTTCAAGATTTCAACTGTGCTTGTCAAGAGAGTATTCTTCTCCAG GGTCATATGTACCTCTTCATTCATTATATCTGCTTTTACTCTAACATCTTTGGCTATGAGACCAAG AAAATTATTCCATTTGCGGATATCTCTTGTGTTAAACGAGCAAAGACTGCTGGTATTTTCCCCAATGCCATTGAGATTTTAGCTGGAGGCAAGAAG TACTTTTTTGCATCCTTTCTTTCCCGTGATGAAGCTTTCAAGCTTATCCATGATGGATGGGTTGAATATGGTTGTGCTGTCAAATCCCAAGCCCAGATTCAG GTAAACGATGGAGTTGTTCAGAGTACTTTGGATTTGGCCAGTGAGCTTGATTCCCCATCAAG GGATGAAACACCTCGTCTTTCAGGCAGTTCCAGCGTTCCTGTTATTACTCAAAATGGCGTTTCACCTTCATCTGTAAATCTTCAGCGGCACACAGAACCACTTGTAGATAGTGTGGCCTCTTCTTCAACCAATATCTTGAACTCCAAGCCTGAAGACTTAAATGCACCAAAAT TATCATCTGATTTTACAAAGGTAGCAGAGGCAAAATTTCCG ATTCCAGTAGAAGAGTTCTTTAGATTGTTTTTTTCAGATGCGGCTGTCAGTTTTGTTGAATCTTTCCATAAAAATTGTGGAGATAAAG AGTTTAGGTGTAGCTCTTGGGAACCTCATGAAAAGCTTGGACACACTCGCAATGTCTCATTTCAGCATCCGATAAAAATATATTTTG GTGCAAAGTTTGGTGGCTGCCAGGAGTCACAGAAATTTCGGATGTACAGAGATAG CCATTTGGTTATTGAAACATCGCAAGAGATCACCGATGTGCCTTATGCAGATTACTTTACGGTAGAG GGGGTCTGGGATGTGAAAAGAGATTGCAAAGACTCGATAGAAGGTTCTATACTGGATGTTTATGTCAATTTGGCCTTCTCTAAGAGAACAGTGTGGAAAG GAAAAATAGTGCAGTCAACTTTGGAAGAGTGTAGAGAGGCTTATGCAGCATGGATAAGAATG GCACATGAACTGTTGAAACAGAAGAAGCTGGAGAACCAAGAAG GTATCAAGTTGAGTGAGGATGGTGCCGTGAGCTCAGCAAGCGAAGAAAGAGTATCTGAATGTGAAGAGCAGAGGGTGGAGATAGCAAGAGGAAGAGGAGGAGGGGTAGTGAATATTTTAAGGGAATCATTAATGAATGTGACATCATTTGTGAAGAGGCAAAGCTCGACAAAGCAGGCTTTAGTAATAGCGTTTGCAGTGATCCTACTTATGCAG GTGACGATAGTGGTGCTTCTGAAGAGAGGACCGGAGCAAGTGCAAATGGGTAGTGAATACTACAGCAGCTACGACAAGAGTGGAATTGGGGAGAGTGTTGGATGGTTGGAGAAGAGAATGCATTTCCTGAGGGAGGAGATGATTATGGTTGAGGATAGGTTGCAGAGGATGCGACAAGACCACGCTGCCTTGAAGGCTCAGCTCCACCAATTGGAACGCCTCCTTCTCCGCCACCAACAATGA
- the LOC106294420 gene encoding protein VASCULAR ASSOCIATED DEATH 1, chloroplastic isoform X1: MAMLSTPETVMNMDGSASASASASASPEVVVSDPSPSSPDGSRSSGSPDRTSSPSPSRGGENQSEVISRSEEYRQLFRLPADEVLVQDFNCACQESILLQGHMYLFIHYICFYSNIFGYETKKIIPFADISCVKRAKTAGIFPNAIEILAGGKKYFFASFLSRDEAFKLIHDGWVEYGCAVKSQAQIQDSFSESNNQVNDGVVQSTLDLASELDSPSRDETPRLSGSSSVPVITQNGVSPSSVNLQRHTEPLVDSVASSSTNILNSKPEDLNAPKLSSDFTKVAEAKFPIPVEEFFRLFFSDAAVSFVESFHKNCGDKEFRCSSWEPHEKLGHTRNVSFQHPIKIYFGAKFGGCQESQKFRMYRDSHLVIETSQEITDVPYADYFTVEGVWDVKRDCKDSIEGSILDVYVNLAFSKRTVWKGKIVQSTLEECREAYAAWIRMAHELLKQKKLENQEGIKLSEDGAVSSASEERVSECEEQRVEIARGRGGGVVNILRESLMNVTSFVKRQSSTKQALVIAFAVILLMQVTIVVLLKRGPEQVQMGSEYYSSYDKSGIGESVGWLEKRMHFLREEMIMVEDRLQRMRQDHAALKAQLHQLERLLLRHQQ; encoded by the exons ATGGCGATGCTTTCTACTCCGGAGACGGTCATGAACATGGACGGATCTGCATCTGCATCTGCATCTGCATCTGCTTCTCCGGAGGTGGTCGTTTCCGATCCCTCACCATCGTCCCCCGACGGATCGCGCTCTAGCGGCTCACCTGATCGCACCTCTTCTCCAAGCCCTAGTCGTGGTGGTGAAAATCAG TCTGAAGTCATATCGAGGAGTGAAGAGTATCGGCAATTATTTCGGCTCCCAGCTGACGAA GTCCTTGTTCAAGATTTCAACTGTGCTTGTCAAGAGAGTATTCTTCTCCAG GGTCATATGTACCTCTTCATTCATTATATCTGCTTTTACTCTAACATCTTTGGCTATGAGACCAAG AAAATTATTCCATTTGCGGATATCTCTTGTGTTAAACGAGCAAAGACTGCTGGTATTTTCCCCAATGCCATTGAGATTTTAGCTGGAGGCAAGAAG TACTTTTTTGCATCCTTTCTTTCCCGTGATGAAGCTTTCAAGCTTATCCATGATGGATGGGTTGAATATGGTTGTGCTGTCAAATCCCAAGCCCAGATTCAG GATTCTTTTTCTGAGTCCAACAACCAGGTAAACGATGGAGTTGTTCAGAGTACTTTGGATTTGGCCAGTGAGCTTGATTCCCCATCAAG GGATGAAACACCTCGTCTTTCAGGCAGTTCCAGCGTTCCTGTTATTACTCAAAATGGCGTTTCACCTTCATCTGTAAATCTTCAGCGGCACACAGAACCACTTGTAGATAGTGTGGCCTCTTCTTCAACCAATATCTTGAACTCCAAGCCTGAAGACTTAAATGCACCAAAAT TATCATCTGATTTTACAAAGGTAGCAGAGGCAAAATTTCCG ATTCCAGTAGAAGAGTTCTTTAGATTGTTTTTTTCAGATGCGGCTGTCAGTTTTGTTGAATCTTTCCATAAAAATTGTGGAGATAAAG AGTTTAGGTGTAGCTCTTGGGAACCTCATGAAAAGCTTGGACACACTCGCAATGTCTCATTTCAGCATCCGATAAAAATATATTTTG GTGCAAAGTTTGGTGGCTGCCAGGAGTCACAGAAATTTCGGATGTACAGAGATAG CCATTTGGTTATTGAAACATCGCAAGAGATCACCGATGTGCCTTATGCAGATTACTTTACGGTAGAG GGGGTCTGGGATGTGAAAAGAGATTGCAAAGACTCGATAGAAGGTTCTATACTGGATGTTTATGTCAATTTGGCCTTCTCTAAGAGAACAGTGTGGAAAG GAAAAATAGTGCAGTCAACTTTGGAAGAGTGTAGAGAGGCTTATGCAGCATGGATAAGAATG GCACATGAACTGTTGAAACAGAAGAAGCTGGAGAACCAAGAAG GTATCAAGTTGAGTGAGGATGGTGCCGTGAGCTCAGCAAGCGAAGAAAGAGTATCTGAATGTGAAGAGCAGAGGGTGGAGATAGCAAGAGGAAGAGGAGGAGGGGTAGTGAATATTTTAAGGGAATCATTAATGAATGTGACATCATTTGTGAAGAGGCAAAGCTCGACAAAGCAGGCTTTAGTAATAGCGTTTGCAGTGATCCTACTTATGCAG GTGACGATAGTGGTGCTTCTGAAGAGAGGACCGGAGCAAGTGCAAATGGGTAGTGAATACTACAGCAGCTACGACAAGAGTGGAATTGGGGAGAGTGTTGGATGGTTGGAGAAGAGAATGCATTTCCTGAGGGAGGAGATGATTATGGTTGAGGATAGGTTGCAGAGGATGCGACAAGACCACGCTGCCTTGAAGGCTCAGCTCCACCAATTGGAACGCCTCCTTCTCCGCCACCAACAATGA
- the LOC106294423 gene encoding protein mago nashi homolog: protein MEEANEFYLRYYVGHKGKFGHEFLEFEFRPDGKLRYANNSNYKNDTMIRKEVFLTPAVLKECKRIVSECEIMKEDDFKWPEPDRVGRQELEIVMGNEHISFATSKIGSLVDVQSSDDPEGLRIFYYLVQDLKCLVFSLISLHFKIKPI from the exons ATGGAAGAAGCAAACGAGTTCTACCTGAGGTACTATGTCGGGCACAAGGGGAAATTTGGACACGAGTTCCTGGAGTTCGAGTTTAGACCGGACGGTAAGCTCCGATACGCCAATAACTCAAACTACAAGAACGATACGATGATCCGGAAGGAAGTGTTTCTCACCCCCGCCGTTCTCAAGGAATGCAAGCGTATCGTCTCCGAGTGCGAG ATAATGAAAGAAGATGATTTTAAGTGGCCGGAACCTGACCGTGTTGGGAGACAAGAGCTTGAGATCGTTATGGGAAATGAGCACATCTCCTTCGCTACATCTAAGATTGGTTCTCTTGTTGATGTCCAGAGCAGTGATGATCCTGAAGGTCTTCGCATCTTCTACTATCTTGTTCAG GACTTGAAATGTCTTGTTTTTTCGCTCATCTCGCTGCACTTCAAGATCAAGCCTATTTAG
- the LOC106293180 gene encoding squamosa promoter-binding-like protein 8 yields MLDYEWDNPSVIMLSGEDRSHHRQQEPDPTRVLSIFDPTQTHHSQSSYSNTCPPLFSSFSNQQHLTVYGHQTSNQFHPSFVYDSRTTNHLYAPSSDSIYGHPHHSALFSFDQTGSGGSGSSYNFLIPKAEVDVSRPLDFTSNRIGLNLGGRTYFSAADDDFVSRLYRRSQPGELGVGNTLSTPRCQAEGCNADLSHAKHYHRRHKVCEFHSKASTVVAAGLSQRFCQQCSRFHLLSEFDNGKRSCRKRLADHNRRRRKCHQSISKPTPDTTTTPQSPNDSGVKSSSSPSNALPTISLECFRQKQFQTTTTPSSSTSASSSNSMFFSSG; encoded by the exons ATGTTGGACTACGAATGGGACAACCCCTCCGTGATTATGTTATCCGGAGAAGATCGAAGCCATCATCGTCAGCAGGAGCCTGACCCAACCCGAGTCTTGTCCATTTTCGACCCGACCCAGACCCATCATAGTCAGTCCTCTTACAGCAACACTTGTCCACCTCTATTTTCTTCCTTCTCTAACCAACAACATTTGACCGTCTATGGTCATCAGACCAGCAACCAGTTTCATCCCTCCTTCGTCTATGACTCACGCACCACCAATCACCTTTACGCCCCCTCATCCGATTCAATCTACGGTCACCCCCACCACTCAGCCTTGTTCTCCTTCGACCAGACAGGGTCAGGAGGATCCGGATCTTCTTACAACTTCCTCATCCCCAAGGCTGAAGTTGACGTCTCTCGGCCGCTCGATTTCACTTCCAACAGAATCGGTCTGAATTTGGGAGGGCGGACATACTTCTCGGCGGCGGACGACGATTTCGTGAGCAGGCTGTACAGGCGGTCCCAACCTGGTGAGTTGGGAGTGGGGAACACGCTGAGCACTCCAAGGTGCCAAGCGGAGGGATGCAACGCAGATCTGAGCCACGCCAAACACTATCACCGCCGCCACAAAGTGTGTGAATTCCACTCAAAAGCTTCAACGGTTGTGGCCGCTGGTCTTAGCCAGCGCTTTTGCCAGCAGTGCAGCAG GTTCCATTTGCTGTCGGAATTCGACAACGGGAAACGGAGCTGCCGTAAGCGACTTGCTGACCATAATCGACGCCGCCGTAAATGTCACCAGTCAATCTCCAAACCCACTCCGGATACTACCACCACCCCGC AGTCACCTAACGATTCGGGTGTAAAGTCTTCGTCGTCGCCATCCAACGCGCTGCCTACAATTTCACTGGAATGTTTCCGTCAAAAGCAGTTCCAAACAACAACAACACCATCGTCTTCCACGTCAGCATCTTCCTCTAATTCAATGTTTTTCTCAAGCGGATAG